A single window of Paenibacillus sp. FSL H8-0537 DNA harbors:
- a CDS encoding sensor histidine kinase, translating into MLSYFIIILVCITLVGSVSFYISYKTMATQAEAASLLLVQQIEKNMDNDFHSKRNLLLASYNEQSYIDGVNRYPELSDRERFLFRQKISDLYLKSFNVTPIRDFLRFQIYYSNGELLSSSDESGQHNPAKVRGSEWFRQTVAKDGEVFYSGFIPAADRTVDGETAYFSSIMIRDFSNPEQFILVRAEYRAELFNSIGRNDGLSANSSIVILDEGNRLVYAPGEAQRYAGGKELTSRINGSQGKFWLNLDGEDRLVSYTNSAYSNWKAVLIVPKHDIFGALDIIKTTVIVTAFIAFAITLIISILFGQRITKPILDLYKTVNRIKRGDFSVRVEVRRNDEIGRIGMNFNAMQDELQNLIETRYVNQIKLQEAQLAMLYSQINPHFLYNTLDSIRAMSDYYQVQEISEMAQSLADIFRYNTKNKDEIVTLQEELVQIEAYMNIQRIRFEDKISFEQQIDDDLYSFPMLKMTLQPLVENAVFHGIERKRGKGTIAVIVSREGGSITLTVKDDGVGISDKHLADIRSSLKPPLQQGEGLSSDTRSGIGVQNVYSRYRIRYGDRFEFHINSRKGAGTEIKLLIPEYFEAHS; encoded by the coding sequence TTGCTGAGCTACTTTATTATTATTTTGGTGTGCATTACATTAGTCGGTTCGGTCTCCTTCTATATTTCCTACAAAACGATGGCAACTCAAGCGGAGGCTGCCAGCCTGCTGCTCGTCCAGCAAATTGAAAAAAATATGGATAATGATTTTCATAGCAAGCGCAATCTGCTGCTGGCCTCCTACAATGAGCAGAGCTATATTGACGGCGTTAATCGTTACCCCGAGCTTAGCGATCGCGAACGGTTCCTGTTTCGGCAGAAAATCAGCGATTTGTATTTGAAAAGCTTCAATGTAACGCCAATTCGTGATTTTTTGCGTTTTCAAATTTATTATAGCAACGGCGAGCTGCTTAGCTCCTCTGACGAAAGCGGACAGCATAACCCGGCGAAGGTGCGGGGCTCCGAATGGTTCCGCCAAACGGTAGCGAAGGATGGCGAGGTGTTTTACAGCGGCTTCATCCCGGCGGCAGACCGGACAGTGGATGGGGAAACGGCCTATTTTTCCTCCATTATGATCCGCGATTTTTCCAATCCCGAGCAGTTTATTTTAGTGCGTGCCGAATACCGTGCCGAGCTGTTCAACAGCATTGGCCGCAACGACGGACTTTCGGCAAACAGCAGCATTGTCATACTTGACGAAGGCAACAGGCTTGTTTATGCGCCTGGTGAAGCGCAGCGTTATGCAGGCGGGAAGGAGCTGACAAGCCGTATTAACGGCAGTCAAGGCAAGTTTTGGCTCAATCTGGATGGAGAGGATCGACTAGTGTCGTATACGAATTCCGCTTATTCGAACTGGAAGGCTGTGCTTATCGTGCCGAAGCATGATATTTTTGGCGCATTAGATATTATTAAGACGACGGTTATTGTGACCGCTTTCATTGCTTTTGCAATTACGCTGATTATTTCGATCCTGTTCGGGCAGCGGATTACGAAGCCGATTCTAGACTTGTACAAGACGGTTAACCGCATTAAACGCGGCGATTTTTCGGTGCGTGTCGAGGTGCGGCGCAATGATGAAATCGGCAGAATCGGCATGAACTTCAATGCGATGCAGGATGAGCTGCAAAATTTGATTGAGACGCGGTATGTAAACCAGATTAAGCTGCAGGAGGCGCAGCTCGCCATGCTTTATTCGCAGATCAATCCGCATTTTCTGTACAATACGCTCGACAGCATCCGAGCGATGTCGGACTATTATCAAGTGCAGGAAATTAGTGAAATGGCGCAGTCGCTCGCTGATATTTTTCGCTACAATACGAAAAACAAGGATGAAATCGTCACGCTGCAGGAGGAGCTTGTGCAAATCGAAGCATATATGAACATTCAGCGCATTCGCTTTGAAGACAAAATTTCCTTTGAGCAGCAAATTGATGACGACCTCTACAGCTTTCCTATGCTTAAAATGACGCTTCAACCGCTCGTTGAAAATGCGGTATTCCATGGCATTGAGCGCAAGCGCGGCAAAGGAACGATCGCTGTAATCGTCAGCAGAGAGGGCGGCAGCATAACGCTCACCGTCAAAGACGACGGAGTGGGCATATCCGACAAGCATTTGGCCGATATCAGAAGCAGCTTGAAGCCTCCGCTTCAACAGGGCGAAGGGTTGAGCTCGGACACGCGCAGCGGCATCGGGGTGCAAAATGTGTATTCGCGTTATCGGATTCGTTATGGCGACCGCTTCGAGTTTCATATTAACAGCCGCAAAGGTGCAGGGACCGAAATTAAGCTCCTTATTCCTGAATATTTTGAAGCGCATTCATAA
- a CDS encoding glycoside hydrolase family 78 protein, translating into MALTIEDCKTEYMTNPLGIEAAKPRLFWKLRSEERSVRQMAYQVLVASSIERLAADDGDRWDSGKTESSESIQVEYGGSPLEAEAECFWKVRVWDNYGRVSEWSEPALWTIGLLHRAAYRGKWIGRKHDEGAAGRQPSPHLRKPFTLGGKVRRAMAYATALGLFELYVNGQRVGDYFAPGFTDYNVRSQVQAYDITPLLHEGDNAFGAIIGEGWYAGTVGFLGDKVYGERPFFMMQAYVEYEDGTKQSITTDHTWKVSKGPILYSDFIMGEAYDARLEMTGWSEAGFDDNQWEEPDVRPGYNGMLVASNEPPIKVMKTIRPIRMERTPSGSYIFDMGQNMVGWTELRVSGERGTTVTISHAEMLSPDGSLYLENLRIAVQQEHYTLKGEGLERYEPHFTFHGFRYVELIGYPGEPDLDTIVGKVVYSDTPETGHLETSNAMINQLFSNITWGQRGNFLSVPTDCPQRDERLGWTGDAQIFARTASYNMDVARFFNKFMWDMIDCQQPSGAFTDVAPDAGWIRYKNWSTRLNWYAPDNAGWGDAGVIIPWTLYLMYGDVRILETHYEAMSRWVDYLHATTEELVRPNYANYGDWLSIDADTPNEVLATAYFAYSTKVLGLIAGVLGKEEDVRRLEQLFQGIAAAFRLAFVTEEGRIHGETQTVYVLALQFGLLTDELRLKAVDHLTADIASRGNRLTTGFLGVGYLLPALSDNGRLDVAYQLLTQEAFPSWMYSIKHGATTIWERWDGWTEENGFQTPQMNSFNHYSLGSVGEWMFRYMAGIEADKGAPAFRHAIIRPQPGGGLNYVKSHFSSLYGKIEVDWQIDKSGEFQLNVIIPANTTATLYIPGTVKAIDGAAIHTLEDAITSTELLPASPSGSEDIKVIKAIGSQTVLEIGSGSYRFASQVKD; encoded by the coding sequence ATGGCATTAACCATTGAAGATTGCAAAACGGAGTATATGACGAATCCGCTTGGTATTGAAGCGGCTAAGCCGCGCTTGTTCTGGAAGCTCCGCTCAGAGGAGCGTTCTGTTCGCCAAATGGCGTATCAGGTGCTGGTCGCTTCTTCAATAGAACGGCTGGCCGCAGATGATGGCGATCGCTGGGATAGTGGGAAAACAGAATCGAGCGAGTCGATCCAAGTGGAATATGGCGGCAGCCCGCTTGAAGCGGAAGCCGAATGTTTTTGGAAGGTGCGCGTCTGGGACAATTATGGGCGCGTATCGGAATGGAGCGAGCCTGCCCTCTGGACGATAGGACTGCTTCATAGGGCAGCATATCGGGGGAAATGGATTGGCCGCAAGCATGATGAGGGGGCAGCAGGCAGACAGCCTTCACCCCACTTGCGCAAGCCATTCACCTTGGGCGGCAAGGTGCGCCGCGCCATGGCCTATGCGACAGCGCTCGGCTTGTTTGAGCTGTACGTTAACGGGCAGCGGGTAGGGGATTATTTTGCCCCAGGCTTTACGGACTACAATGTCCGCTCACAGGTGCAGGCTTATGATATTACGCCGCTGCTGCATGAAGGCGACAACGCCTTTGGCGCCATTATTGGAGAAGGCTGGTATGCGGGAACGGTTGGATTTCTTGGCGACAAGGTGTACGGAGAGCGTCCGTTTTTTATGATGCAGGCTTACGTGGAATATGAGGATGGCACGAAGCAAAGTATCACAACCGATCATACGTGGAAGGTGAGCAAGGGGCCAATTTTATATTCCGATTTTATTATGGGTGAAGCTTATGACGCGCGGCTTGAAATGACGGGCTGGTCGGAAGCAGGCTTTGATGACAACCAATGGGAGGAGCCTGATGTGCGGCCTGGCTATAACGGCATGCTGGTGGCGTCTAACGAACCGCCGATTAAGGTAATGAAGACGATTAGGCCAATCCGAATGGAGCGGACACCAAGCGGCAGCTATATTTTTGATATGGGACAAAATATGGTCGGCTGGACGGAGCTTCGCGTTAGCGGGGAACGCGGCACGACGGTCACGATCAGCCATGCGGAAATGCTGAGTCCTGATGGCTCGCTGTATTTGGAAAATTTGCGCATTGCTGTTCAGCAGGAGCATTATACGCTTAAAGGCGAGGGGCTGGAGCGCTATGAGCCGCATTTTACATTCCATGGCTTTCGTTATGTGGAGCTGATTGGATATCCCGGCGAGCCTGATTTGGATACAATTGTGGGCAAGGTTGTGTATTCCGACACACCGGAGACTGGGCATTTGGAAACGTCGAATGCGATGATAAATCAGTTGTTTTCCAACATTACTTGGGGGCAGCGCGGCAACTTCTTGTCGGTACCAACCGATTGCCCTCAGCGGGATGAGCGTCTCGGCTGGACGGGGGATGCGCAGATTTTTGCGCGTACAGCCTCGTACAATATGGATGTGGCAAGGTTTTTCAATAAATTTATGTGGGATATGATTGATTGCCAGCAGCCTTCGGGCGCTTTCACCGATGTGGCGCCGGATGCAGGCTGGATTCGCTATAAAAACTGGAGCACGCGACTGAACTGGTATGCGCCAGATAATGCAGGCTGGGGCGATGCTGGCGTCATTATCCCTTGGACGCTGTATTTAATGTATGGCGATGTGCGGATTTTGGAAACGCATTACGAGGCGATGAGCAGATGGGTCGATTACTTGCACGCAACGACCGAAGAGCTAGTAAGGCCGAACTATGCCAACTATGGCGACTGGCTGTCCATTGATGCCGATACGCCAAACGAGGTGCTGGCAACCGCTTATTTTGCCTACAGCACGAAGGTGCTTGGATTAATTGCCGGCGTGCTGGGCAAGGAGGAGGATGTTCGCCGGCTGGAGCAGCTGTTTCAGGGCATTGCCGCAGCATTCCGCCTTGCTTTTGTAACGGAGGAGGGCCGCATACATGGGGAGACGCAAACGGTATATGTGCTTGCGCTGCAATTTGGCCTGCTGACAGACGAGCTGCGGTTAAAGGCAGTCGACCATCTCACAGCGGATATTGCCAGCCGCGGCAACCGCTTGACGACAGGCTTCCTTGGCGTTGGTTATTTGCTGCCCGCGCTATCTGATAACGGCCGGCTCGACGTAGCTTATCAGCTGCTGACGCAGGAGGCTTTTCCATCGTGGATGTATTCCATCAAGCATGGAGCGACGACCATTTGGGAGCGCTGGGATGGTTGGACAGAGGAAAATGGCTTTCAGACGCCGCAGATGAATTCTTTCAATCACTATTCACTAGGCTCCGTTGGCGAGTGGATGTTCCGCTATATGGCAGGCATTGAAGCAGACAAGGGAGCACCTGCCTTCCGTCATGCGATTATCCGTCCTCAGCCGGGCGGCGGCCTTAATTATGTGAAATCTCATTTCTCTTCGTTATATGGGAAAATCGAAGTAGACTGGCAAATCGATAAGTCCGGAGAGTTCCAGTTAAACGTAATCATTCCCGCTAATACGACGGCAACGCTATACATTCCTGGGACGGTCAAGGCAATCGATGGAGCAGCCATTCATACGCTTGAGGATGCAATAACTTCTACAGAGCTGCTTCCAGCTAGTCCATCTGGCAGCGAGGATATTAAGGTGATTAAAGCCATTGGCAGTCAAACGGTGCTGGAAATCGGCTCCGGCTCCTACCGCTTTGCCAGTCAAGTTAAAGACTAG
- a CDS encoding (Fe-S)-binding protein: protein MVKTEDRLTVGITSATAANVNTHGTEPACSSPRSPQLQLAGKLKLRLDEDQLTNCMRCGFCLPACPTFRETGIEAESPRGRIALMKAVTDGLMMPDQSFEEQMSHCLGCRACEPACPADVKYGQLIEQTREAIEEHTESHRWWVKPLRQVVFKQLFPHQKRVRLLGGAMQLYQQSGLRKLARSAGVMKLLPAHLSEMEQVLPNASSKGIVQKIGSHHPAKGMKIATVGMFRGCLMDMLFTETNIKTVELLTEAGFEVVIPDTQACCGALHAHSGETEDARSLARKNIAAFQAAGVDYIVSNAGGCGAILSEYDHLLHEDEQWREGAVWLAKRVVDISDLLIRSGKLATAQTKEQPIRITYQDSCHLRNVMRSADAPRKLLREVSGAEFVEMFEADRCCGSAGTYNIVQPEMAGGLLERKMEHANATKAHYLLTSNPGCLLQMKLGAAKHGDGQMQVQHIVDFLHERLVHNSSEKAKEQA, encoded by the coding sequence ATGGTTAAAACGGAAGACAGGCTAACTGTTGGAATTACATCAGCAACAGCCGCAAACGTAAATACGCATGGAACGGAACCAGCGTGCAGTTCGCCGCGCTCCCCGCAGCTTCAGCTTGCTGGAAAGCTCAAGCTGCGGCTCGATGAGGATCAATTGACGAATTGCATGCGCTGCGGCTTCTGTCTGCCTGCATGCCCAACGTTTCGTGAAACGGGTATTGAAGCGGAATCGCCACGCGGCCGCATCGCATTGATGAAAGCGGTTACTGATGGTTTGATGATGCCCGACCAGTCCTTTGAGGAGCAGATGAGCCATTGTCTCGGCTGCCGTGCCTGCGAGCCGGCTTGTCCGGCAGATGTGAAATATGGACAGCTCATTGAGCAGACGAGGGAGGCGATTGAAGAGCATACGGAAAGCCACCGGTGGTGGGTGAAGCCGCTGCGGCAGGTGGTGTTCAAGCAGCTTTTCCCTCACCAGAAGCGGGTGCGGCTGCTCGGCGGAGCTATGCAGCTGTATCAGCAATCCGGGCTTAGGAAGCTGGCGCGCAGCGCTGGCGTTATGAAGCTGCTGCCAGCTCATTTGAGCGAGATGGAGCAGGTGCTGCCGAATGCCTCAAGCAAAGGCATTGTCCAGAAAATCGGCAGCCATCATCCGGCCAAAGGGATGAAAATAGCTACAGTGGGCATGTTTCGCGGCTGCCTCATGGATATGCTGTTCACGGAAACGAACATCAAGACGGTGGAGCTGTTGACGGAAGCTGGCTTTGAGGTCGTTATACCGGATACACAGGCTTGCTGTGGAGCGCTTCACGCACATAGCGGGGAGACGGAGGATGCCCGGTCACTAGCGAGGAAGAACATTGCTGCTTTTCAGGCAGCTGGTGTGGATTACATCGTATCCAATGCGGGCGGCTGCGGCGCCATCTTATCGGAATACGATCATTTGCTGCATGAGGATGAGCAGTGGAGGGAAGGCGCAGTGTGGCTGGCGAAGCGTGTGGTGGATATTAGTGATTTGCTGATCCGTTCCGGCAAGCTTGCTACTGCCCAGACAAAGGAACAGCCGATTCGGATTACGTATCAGGATTCCTGTCATTTGCGCAATGTGATGCGCTCTGCCGATGCTCCCCGGAAGCTGCTGAGAGAGGTAAGTGGAGCTGAGTTTGTAGAAATGTTTGAGGCTGATCGCTGCTGCGGCTCGGCGGGCACTTACAATATTGTTCAGCCGGAAATGGCGGGCGGGCTGCTGGAGCGCAAAATGGAGCATGCCAATGCGACAAAGGCGCATTATTTGCTTACGAGCAACCCGGGCTGCCTGCTCCAAATGAAGCTTGGAGCAGCCAAGCATGGAGACGGTCAAATGCAGGTCCAGCATATTGTTGATTTTCTGCATGAGCGTTTGGTTCATAACAGCTCCGAGAAGGCCAAGGAGCAAGCATAG
- a CDS encoding FAD-linked oxidase C-terminal domain-containing protein yields the protein MLQETIRQQLIAIVGSDFYKDDPQSLVTHSYDGTPMLQALPDGVIYPASTEQVSAIMKVLNTHRIPVIGRGSGTNLCGGTVPVEGGVVMVMHRMNRILEVDLENLVAIVQPGLITKSFIAHVESLGLFYPPDPSSMAISTIGGNIAECSGGLRGLKYGTTKDYVLGLEAVLASGEIIRTGGKLMKDVAGYDLTKLLVGSEGTLAIITEATLKLVPPPKYKKTMLAMYKDLYGAARTVSKIIENRIIPSTLEFLDNATVRVVDDFAKLGLPLDMEAILLIEQDGETEMVERDIARIEEICRSEQAHSVSVAESPEEALKLLTARRSAFTALARLRPTTILEDATVPRSKIAEMVLEINRIAHKHQVTICTFGHAGDGNLHPTATTDARDKEEIHRVEAAFEEIFEAAIRLGGTITGEHGVGLVKSPYLEWKVGSAGIEVMKAVKQAFDPHHLLNPGKIFAKQSRKRVVLQHG from the coding sequence ATGCTGCAGGAAACGATTCGACAACAACTGATCGCTATAGTGGGAAGCGATTTTTATAAAGATGATCCGCAGTCGCTAGTGACTCATTCTTATGACGGGACACCGATGCTGCAAGCGCTGCCAGATGGCGTTATCTATCCCGCGAGCACGGAGCAGGTGAGCGCGATTATGAAGGTGCTGAATACGCATCGCATTCCCGTCATCGGCCGAGGCTCAGGCACGAACTTATGCGGTGGTACTGTTCCTGTAGAGGGCGGTGTTGTGATGGTCATGCACCGGATGAATCGCATTTTGGAGGTCGATCTTGAAAATTTGGTTGCAATCGTCCAGCCTGGCCTCATTACAAAATCTTTTATCGCCCATGTGGAGTCGCTCGGCTTATTTTACCCGCCCGATCCGAGCAGCATGGCGATTTCAACCATTGGCGGCAACATTGCCGAATGCTCCGGCGGGCTGCGCGGACTCAAGTACGGCACGACCAAAGATTATGTCCTCGGCCTGGAGGCGGTGCTGGCCAGTGGCGAAATTATTCGTACCGGCGGCAAGCTGATGAAGGATGTAGCAGGCTATGACTTGACCAAGCTGCTCGTCGGCTCGGAAGGGACGCTTGCGATTATTACCGAAGCGACACTCAAGCTAGTGCCGCCGCCAAAGTACAAGAAGACGATGCTGGCGATGTATAAGGACTTGTATGGCGCGGCGCGAACCGTGTCTAAAATCATTGAAAACCGCATCATCCCTTCAACGCTCGAATTTCTCGATAATGCGACGGTGCGGGTGGTCGACGATTTTGCCAAGCTTGGCTTGCCGCTCGATATGGAGGCGATTCTGCTCATCGAGCAGGACGGAGAAACTGAAATGGTAGAACGAGACATTGCCCGGATTGAGGAAATTTGCCGAAGCGAGCAGGCGCACAGCGTCAGCGTCGCTGAAAGTCCAGAGGAAGCGCTCAAGCTGCTGACGGCAAGGCGCAGTGCTTTTACCGCACTTGCACGCTTGCGGCCAACGACGATTCTTGAGGATGCGACGGTGCCTCGCTCCAAAATTGCCGAAATGGTGCTGGAAATTAATCGAATTGCCCACAAGCATCAAGTGACGATCTGTACCTTCGGCCATGCGGGCGACGGCAATCTGCATCCTACAGCAACGACTGATGCACGGGATAAGGAAGAAATTCACCGCGTTGAGGCGGCGTTTGAGGAAATTTTCGAGGCAGCGATTCGGCTCGGCGGGACGATTACAGGCGAGCATGGCGTTGGCCTTGTGAAATCCCCTTATCTCGAATGGAAGGTCGGCTCCGCAGGCATCGAAGTGATGAAGGCCGTTAAACAGGCGTTCGATCCGCATCATTTGCTCAATCCCGGCAAAATATTTGCCAAACAGTCGCGCAAGAGGGTGGTGCTACAGCATGGTTAA
- a CDS encoding FadR/GntR family transcriptional regulator, which translates to MEINPNRPLKSYEWVMNDIKQKMDGGSLAPGDKLSSVADLAASYGVGQSTIREALSALRAMGRLNIRQGSGTFVTAPPEPAPLSAPSFLYDKAWMDRAETLRHILEVRKVLETGCAALAARNRTEADLEALASILKSMHERLGDEAFSEQADIRFHQELAKATHNPVLLEMMESLSTKLHESMKDTRALWFYAERSTAERLQGEHQAIYDAIAAQQPTDASLLMEAHISKVESVLLSKLASG; encoded by the coding sequence ATGGAGATTAACCCAAACCGGCCGCTCAAAAGCTACGAGTGGGTCATGAACGATATTAAGCAAAAAATGGACGGAGGCTCTCTCGCCCCAGGAGATAAGCTCTCCTCTGTTGCCGATCTTGCCGCCTCCTATGGCGTTGGGCAGTCTACAATCCGCGAAGCATTGAGCGCGCTGCGGGCTATGGGCAGGCTGAACATTCGCCAAGGCAGCGGAACGTTTGTTACAGCTCCTCCTGAGCCTGCACCCCTATCGGCTCCAAGCTTTCTCTATGACAAAGCGTGGATGGACCGTGCGGAGACGCTGCGCCATATTTTGGAGGTGCGCAAAGTGCTGGAAACGGGCTGCGCTGCGCTTGCTGCCCGCAATCGGACCGAAGCCGATCTTGAAGCGCTGGCCTCCATTTTGAAGAGCATGCATGAACGCCTTGGCGATGAAGCCTTCAGCGAGCAGGCAGATATCCGCTTCCATCAGGAGCTTGCGAAGGCGACGCATAACCCCGTGCTGCTGGAGATGATGGAATCCTTGTCCACCAAGCTGCATGAAAGCATGAAGGATACGCGGGCTCTATGGTTTTATGCCGAACGCTCAACTGCAGAGCGTCTGCAAGGCGAGCACCAGGCAATCTATGATGCCATTGCTGCACAGCAGCCCACGGACGCCTCCCTGCTTATGGAGGCGCATATTTCCAAGGTGGAGTCCGTGCTGCTGAGTAAGCTGGCTAGCGGATAA
- a CDS encoding carbohydrate ABC transporter permease — MFGFILTGLMIPFFVVMIPQYVLWNALHLTDTFVPLIAPAWFGGGVFNIFLLRQFFLSIPAELDEAAKVDGAGHFRIYLQIILPIGKQAMIVVGLLTFLANWNDYLGPLAFITSESNYTLMQGLTLFQGSYSAQWHLMMAATSVIVIPSLIVFLVAQRHFIEGITMTGIKGEQGKINVGKRTCP; from the coding sequence GTGTTTGGATTTATATTAACGGGGTTAATGATTCCGTTTTTTGTCGTTATGATTCCGCAATATGTGCTCTGGAATGCGCTGCATTTGACCGATACGTTCGTACCGCTCATTGCGCCCGCGTGGTTTGGGGGAGGCGTGTTCAACATTTTTCTGCTGCGGCAGTTTTTCCTCAGCATCCCGGCAGAGCTGGATGAAGCCGCCAAGGTGGACGGTGCCGGACATTTCCGCATCTACTTGCAAATTATTTTGCCGATTGGCAAGCAGGCGATGATTGTGGTTGGCCTGCTCACGTTTCTCGCCAATTGGAACGATTATTTAGGACCGCTGGCATTCATTACCTCAGAAAGCAATTACACGCTCATGCAGGGGCTGACCCTGTTCCAAGGCTCCTATTCGGCACAGTGGCATCTGATGATGGCGGCAACCTCCGTTATTGTTATTCCTTCGTTGATTGTTTTTCTCGTTGCGCAGCGGCATTTTATTGAAGGCATCACCATGACGGGCATAAAGGGGGAGCAGGGGAAGATAAACGTGGGAAAACGAACATGTCCATGA
- a CDS encoding sugar ABC transporter permease: protein MKPLASVHERELKAERGVRQKRKFGELGFGLLFASPVLHGYVIFVIVPIAATFYLGFTSYSVGIVPKWLGDTTSVVPTLLLFSLWTLGNTIVIFLAGLQGIPGHLYEAIELDGGNRLHKLIYITIPMSSSIIFFNTVIAFINGFQTFVQPAVMTQGGPNNASLLYVLYLFT from the coding sequence ATGAAACCACTGGCAAGCGTTCATGAGCGTGAATTAAAGGCGGAGCGCGGAGTCAGGCAAAAACGGAAATTCGGAGAGCTGGGCTTCGGCCTGCTCTTCGCTTCTCCAGTGCTGCACGGCTACGTCATTTTCGTCATCGTGCCGATTGCGGCAACCTTCTATTTGGGCTTCACTTCCTACAGCGTCGGCATTGTGCCGAAATGGCTCGGCGATACGACCTCCGTGGTGCCGACGCTCCTTTTATTCAGCTTATGGACGCTGGGCAATACGATCGTTATTTTTCTAGCAGGCTTGCAGGGCATTCCGGGTCATTTATACGAGGCGATCGAGCTGGATGGTGGTAATCGGCTGCATAAGCTGATTTATATTACCATTCCGATGAGCTCGTCGATTATTTTTTTCAATACAGTCATTGCTTTCATTAATGGGTTTCAGACATTTGTGCAGCCAGCAGTTATGACACAGGGCGGGCCTAACAATGCGAGCTTGCTCTATGTGCTGTATTTGTTCACCTAA
- a CDS encoding sugar ABC transporter substrate-binding protein yields MYSIFFQVFVSAIKSPPFTVLLLSLTLVVAGCSGTGSGGNTPTSEGASSQQPAETPKGEATSTPEEKEPVTLKFTFWGSPQEKAAMEQATKTFTEKYPWIKVNAIHIPEADYDAKITAMVAGNDSPDLGYMHGELADPWQKEGKFVNLFELLDNDGELKREDFLDYIWFKSSEDFAYGISTAGETFGLFYNKDLFDQANAAYPPSKAEDAWTWDEFVDVAKKLTIDKNGKNASEADFDPKNIRQYGVSFETWHGPVHATVINKEGEWITKDGKFGFSQPEATEAIQRLADLINVHHVAPSPVQMKSIPSQAVALQSKLVAMSMHGQWSNLDLGAAGVNYDIGVLLKMKRSVPMGISGASVIYQSTKHLEEAWLLTKFLENPEGSIDLYKGGLWMPTMTKWYTDPELVAKWAENNPALPAGFKDAMMNNLLHNGVPNGSYYIKNFSKVNAITFSGMDEVWLGRKTAAEAMKELEAKVQPEIQGRYDVSE; encoded by the coding sequence ATGTATTCGATTTTTTTTCAAGTTTTTGTAAGCGCTATAAAAAGTCCACCATTCACGGTATTGCTATTATCGCTAACACTCGTTGTGGCAGGATGCAGCGGCACAGGCAGCGGGGGAAACACGCCCACAAGTGAAGGAGCCAGCAGCCAGCAGCCTGCGGAAACGCCGAAGGGAGAGGCGACATCAACGCCTGAGGAGAAAGAGCCTGTAACGCTCAAGTTTACGTTTTGGGGAAGCCCGCAGGAGAAGGCGGCGATGGAGCAGGCGACCAAAACCTTTACGGAAAAATACCCGTGGATTAAAGTAAACGCCATTCATATCCCGGAAGCTGACTATGATGCGAAAATTACGGCGATGGTTGCAGGCAACGACTCACCGGATCTCGGCTATATGCATGGGGAGCTTGCAGACCCTTGGCAGAAGGAAGGCAAATTCGTCAATCTGTTTGAGCTGCTCGATAATGACGGCGAGCTGAAGCGCGAGGATTTCCTCGACTATATTTGGTTCAAATCTTCCGAGGATTTTGCTTACGGCATTAGCACAGCGGGCGAGACGTTCGGTTTATTTTACAACAAGGATTTGTTCGATCAGGCGAATGCAGCGTACCCGCCCTCGAAGGCGGAGGATGCTTGGACTTGGGATGAGTTCGTCGATGTTGCCAAGAAATTGACGATTGACAAAAATGGCAAAAACGCCTCTGAAGCGGATTTTGATCCGAAAAACATCCGTCAATACGGTGTATCCTTTGAAACCTGGCATGGCCCTGTGCATGCGACGGTGATTAACAAAGAAGGCGAATGGATTACGAAGGATGGGAAATTCGGCTTTAGCCAGCCGGAAGCGACTGAAGCGATCCAGCGTTTAGCGGACTTAATTAATGTGCATCATGTTGCGCCGTCTCCGGTACAAATGAAGTCGATTCCTTCACAGGCTGTGGCGCTGCAATCGAAGCTGGTTGCCATGTCGATGCATGGGCAGTGGAGTAATCTCGATCTCGGGGCGGCTGGAGTCAACTACGATATCGGCGTCCTGCTGAAAATGAAGCGCAGCGTGCCAATGGGCATTAGCGGGGCGTCGGTCATTTACCAATCGACGAAGCATTTGGAGGAAGCGTGGCTGCTTACGAAATTCCTGGAAAATCCGGAAGGCTCGATCGACCTCTACAAAGGCGGCCTTTGGATGCCAACGATGACGAAATGGTACACCGATCCCGAGCTTGTAGCGAAGTGGGCTGAAAATAACCCGGCGCTTCCTGCGGGCTTCAAGGATGCGATGATGAATAATCTTTTGCATAACGGCGTTCCGAATGGCTCTTATTATATTAAAAATTTCTCGAAGGTGAATGCGATTACCTTCTCCGGCATGGATGAGGTATGGCTCGGCCGCAAAACAGCGGCAGAAGCGATGAAGGAGCTCGAAGCGAAGGTACAGCCTGAAATTCAAGGCCGCTATGATGTGAGCGAATAA